CTCTTAAATCCATCACAAGCGCCACTTTATTCATCTTATTCCCTGATTCCTTCATTAGTTCAAGGAATTTCGGCAGTAATGTCGGAGGCAAATTGTCGACACAGAAGTAACCAAGATCTTCAAAGCTATGAATCGCAACTGTTTTTCCTGCTCCTGACATTCCCGTAATGATGACCATTTGGATATCGTTTGTCGCACCGGTACTCATTTTTCTCTCCCCTTTTATCGGTGTGGTTCTAGCTTGGATCAAGCCGATAACTGATCAGCTCGAAATCCGGAGTGTATGTAAATGTTCCAAAAATCACGCCTTTACCATGAATCAAATATTCAAGAATATGATAATCACCTGCTGCCATCGGGAGATTCTTAATATTATCAAGTTCGTGCCAGGCAAGAATTCCTTCTTCGCTTTGATCTAAATTTACACCATCTGCTTCTGTAGCAAGAAAACTAAACATCATCCACTCAGACAACACCCGGTCGCCTTCTTTCATAATAAAAGTGAAAATCCCTTTTATTTTAGGGTTCCGTAAATAAATGCCTGTTTCTTCCCGATACTCGCGTATACAAGAGTCTTTTACCGATTCACCCGGCTCCATTTTGCCTCCGGGAGCAACCCACCAGTTGCGGCGGGG
The window above is part of the Bacillus methanolicus genome. Proteins encoded here:
- a CDS encoding NUDIX hydrolase encodes the protein MQRVTNCVLLKDNKVLLLQKPRRNWWVAPGGKMEPGESVKDSCIREYREETGIYLRNPKIKGIFTFIMKEGDRVLSEWMMFSFLATEADGVNLDQSEEGILAWHELDNIKNLPMAAGDYHILEYLIHGKGVIFGTFTYTPDFELISYRLDPS